A DNA window from Setaria viridis chromosome 2, Setaria_viridis_v4.0, whole genome shotgun sequence contains the following coding sequences:
- the LOC117844086 gene encoding uncharacterized protein produces the protein MKLDSFDGSGTPIQAADWLSYVEDKMEAFEVSTHDRVRYGAQLLKGEAQIWWKGVQSARTAVHGSLTWPEFFRQFERRFYPVTFLGKMKIELNNYVQERKTVAEYEVGFNQIVRFVPHVAHEDAEKARQFRQGLKPSIHHVLGAFEVTDFRSMVEKALGVEMQLQVTADLNNPSSGDQSRGQGDKKGHSGGHVHRKGKFQRHQPYRGGSTQSRTPGGSTPQYRAIPKPGTGMVCFKCGDAHRLRECRWSGKCSICGQDCKDVVCRKNPDAKLHWELVSSLAPNGAFHMMVAASSTPHLPALSPQ, from the coding sequence ATGAAGCTGGATAGTTTTGATGGCAGTGGTACTCCTATTCAGGCTGCTGATTGGTTGTCATATGTGGAGGATAAGATGGAAGCTTTTGAGGTGTCAACTCATGATCGTGTTCGTTATGGGGCACAATTACTAAAGGGTGAGGCACAGATTTGGTGGAAGGGTGTGCAGTCAGCTCGCACGGCTGTGCATGGTTCTTTAACTTGGCCTGAGTTTTTTAGGCAGTTTGAGAGAAGGTTTTACCCAGTGACCTTCCTGGGCAAGATGAAAATTGAGCTAAATAACTATGTGCAGGAAAGGAAGACAGTGGCTGAGTATGAGGTGGGGTTCAACCAGATTGTTCGTTTTGTTCCACATGTGGCCCATGAAGATGCAGAGAAAGCAAGGCAATTTCGTCAAGGCCTTAAGCCTTCAATTCACCATGTGTTGGGTGCCTTTGAAGTCACAGACTTTCGCTCCATGGTAGAGAAAGCCTTGGGAGTTGAGATGCAGCTTCAGGTCACAGCTGATCTAAATAATCCTTCGAGTGGTGACCAGTCTCGTGGTCAGGGTGACAAGAAGGGCCATTCTGGTGGTCATGTTCATAGGAAGGGCAAGTTTCAGCGTCACCAGCCGTACCGTGGTGGTTCAACTCAGTCTCGTACTCcaggagggagtactcctcagTATCGTGCCATTCCCAAACCTGGTACGGGGATGGTGTGCTTCAAATGTGGAGATGCACATCGTCTTCGAGAGTGCCGATGGTCCGGCAAGTGCTCTATTTGTGGTCAAGATTGCAAGGACGTGGTTTGTAGGAAGAATCCTGATGCCAAGCTTCATTGGGAGCTAGTGTCTTCTTTAGCTCCCAATGGTGCATTCCATATGATGGTGGCTGCATCTTCTACTCCTCACCTACCTGCACTGTCACCGCAGTAG